One genomic segment of Chitinophaga sancti includes these proteins:
- a CDS encoding AraC family transcriptional regulator — MTMPETEDNAIREIHFFIVNNYIQGFKIKDLLAKYPISSSTLRRGFKLIYGESIDRFRLRLSMQTARKMLESGHQVKEVSLELGYKTAGSFARAFKKIFGVTPMYYSRGFLKSD; from the coding sequence ATGACCATGCCGGAAACTGAAGATAATGCGATCAGGGAAATACATTTTTTTATTGTGAATAACTATATCCAGGGGTTTAAAATCAAAGATCTGCTGGCGAAATATCCGATTTCATCCAGCACGTTGAGGCGTGGTTTTAAATTGATATATGGAGAATCTATCGACCGGTTCAGACTAAGGCTAAGCATGCAAACGGCACGGAAAATGCTGGAATCAGGACACCAGGTCAAAGAAGTATCCTTGGAACTTGGATATAAAACGGCGGGAAGTTTCGCACGGGCTTTCAAAAAAATATTTGGTGTCACGCCGATGTATTACAGCCGTGGTTTTTTGAAGTCCGACTGA
- the traK gene encoding conjugative transposon protein TraK → MFKQAKNLDQAFKAIRLFTIIIVIAFTVVCGLVIYKSYGVVMKEQNRVYVLINGKALEAYASDRKDNIPAEAKDHVKTFHQLFFTLTPDEKAITANISKALYLADISAKEQYDNLKEQNYFSGIVAANVYQTIDVDSVQLDLDQYPYHFKCFATQHLSRSTSKVDRSLITEGFLRNISRSENNSHGFLIERWKTIENKDQNIQKR, encoded by the coding sequence ATGTTTAAACAAGCAAAAAATTTAGATCAGGCGTTCAAAGCTATTCGCCTGTTTACCATCATCATTGTAATTGCATTTACTGTGGTATGTGGTCTTGTTATCTACAAATCTTACGGGGTGGTTATGAAAGAACAAAACAGAGTCTACGTACTCATTAACGGCAAAGCATTGGAAGCCTATGCTTCTGACCGCAAAGATAACATACCTGCTGAAGCAAAGGATCATGTAAAGACTTTTCACCAGTTGTTTTTTACGTTAACCCCCGATGAGAAGGCGATCACTGCCAATATTTCTAAAGCGCTGTATTTAGCTGATATCAGCGCAAAGGAACAATACGACAACCTAAAAGAACAGAATTATTTTTCTGGCATCGTTGCAGCGAACGTCTATCAAACCATTGATGTAGACAGTGTGCAGTTAGATTTGGATCAATATCCCTACCATTTCAAATGCTTTGCCACACAACATCTGTCACGGTCAACGAGTAAGGTTGATCGTTCTCTCATTACAGAAGGGTTTCTTAGAAATATCAGCAGGTCAGAAAACAACTCGCACGGATTCCTGATCGAACGCTGGAAGACCATTGAAAACAAAGATCAGAACATTCAAAAACGTTAA
- a CDS encoding serine/threonine protein kinase, with protein sequence MELVQNLKQKKREYDYELIVKEMGLGYSEDDYFIYHGNTEQCNWVIHCSVVISQLANFIPAVLTIIHSKNLSFRLVKDIESANFILQDKVGNNTFGQVISIYCPYDFSYSELAEELKKITSLYKGPRITDLPGIGDNLYVEYQGKEPFHPDMWPFKVSLPKPFDEFKKVLFGKYMILNIVKEDRKGNVFTGKYITNFFLVKKCIIKQGKYLMWSDMKGRDVKDRLTWQRDLLDRLKYIVRVPKVIDLIESEGDTYLVMERISGDTLDMMLREIYAERTWRELSSDKKQFIISVLTDVLRSVNRLHDHGYIHRDLTPANFMINKRGELVLIDMELCYSLSQHYPLPPFGDGTIGFMSPEQKEKQTPSPAEDYYALGGMMIAMFTGIPPVRFHIDDKEELQTELFGKIGISPLVEAICKCYYNAVDERPDINAITQVISAISIS encoded by the coding sequence ATGGAACTGGTCCAAAACCTAAAACAAAAAAAACGGGAGTATGATTACGAGCTGATAGTAAAAGAGATGGGGCTAGGGTATTCCGAAGATGATTACTTTATATATCACGGCAATACTGAACAATGCAATTGGGTCATTCACTGTTCAGTTGTCATTTCTCAGCTAGCAAATTTTATACCCGCTGTTTTAACTATAATTCATTCCAAAAACTTATCCTTTAGGCTGGTAAAAGATATAGAGTCGGCTAATTTCATATTACAGGACAAGGTTGGCAATAACACCTTCGGGCAAGTGATCAGTATCTATTGTCCCTACGATTTCAGTTATTCGGAATTGGCTGAAGAGTTGAAAAAGATCACATCCTTGTATAAAGGACCACGAATTACCGATCTTCCTGGAATTGGAGATAATCTCTACGTAGAATATCAGGGGAAGGAGCCTTTTCATCCGGACATGTGGCCATTTAAAGTATCGTTACCCAAGCCGTTTGATGAATTTAAAAAGGTTCTGTTCGGAAAGTATATGATCCTGAATATTGTTAAGGAAGATAGAAAAGGCAATGTTTTTACTGGAAAATACATCACGAACTTTTTCCTTGTAAAGAAGTGTATCATCAAACAAGGCAAATATTTGATGTGGTCAGATATGAAAGGTAGAGATGTTAAGGACAGGCTTACCTGGCAGAGGGATTTACTTGATCGCTTAAAGTACATTGTACGTGTGCCGAAGGTCATTGATTTAATAGAATCCGAGGGTGATACTTATCTCGTCATGGAGCGTATTTCCGGTGACACCTTGGATATGATGCTCAGGGAAATTTATGCAGAGAGGACATGGCGGGAGCTTTCATCTGATAAAAAACAATTTATAATCAGCGTTTTGACAGATGTATTGAGAAGTGTAAACCGGCTGCATGATCATGGCTACATTCACAGAGATCTAACGCCGGCAAACTTCATGATTAATAAGCGAGGCGAATTAGTGCTGATCGATATGGAACTGTGTTATAGTTTAAGCCAGCATTATCCCTTGCCGCCTTTTGGTGATGGAACAATTGGATTTATGTCACCAGAACAAAAAGAGAAACAAACGCCTTCACCAGCAGAAGATTATTACGCATTGGGAGGAATGATGATAGCAATGTTTACAGGCATTCCTCCGGTCAGGTTCCATATTGATGACAAAGAAGAATTGCAAACGGAGTTATTCGGTAAAATCGGAATTTCGCCATTGGTTGAGGCAATTTGTAAATGCTACTATAATGCTGTAGACGAGCGGCCTGATATAAACGCGATAACTCAGGTGATCTCCGCTATTAGTATTTCATAG
- a CDS encoding DUF4133 domain-containing protein, with product MANSVYVVNKGINRPIEFKGLKAQYIWYVAFSMLGLLIFYAILFIAGVNQYLALVIVLMAGGFALMKIYGLSNKYGEHGMMKVMARRSVPKVIVARSRKIFINGLKGKIKIGK from the coding sequence ATGGCTAATAGCGTGTATGTGGTTAATAAAGGAATTAACCGCCCTATAGAATTTAAGGGTTTGAAGGCACAATATATCTGGTATGTGGCTTTTAGCATGCTGGGATTACTCATTTTCTATGCAATCCTCTTTATCGCCGGGGTTAATCAGTATCTCGCTTTAGTGATTGTTCTGATGGCTGGCGGCTTTGCTTTAATGAAAATTTATGGCCTTAGCAACAAGTATGGTGAGCACGGCATGATGAAGGTAATGGCAAGACGGTCGGTGCCGAAAGTTATTGTGGCGCGCAGCAGAAAAATCTTTATAAATGGTCTGAAGGGTAAAATTAAAATTGGCAAGTAA
- a CDS encoding conjugal transfer protein TraI, with protein MKKLLITLLLTVAIIIVPTQRSHAIVWVVVKAAIKKVIIAIDLGIQRQQNKVIWLQNAQKTLENYMSKLKLDEISDWSEKQKAQYQKYFDELRQVKLLISYYQRIKDITQKETRIINEYKHAWNLIKNDSHFTAKELDYMEKVYNGILNETVKNIDQLAMVINSMQTQMADEKRLEIIDKTSDKVDENYMDLLLFNRQNAMLSLQRASDEADIARVKFIYGLQ; from the coding sequence ATGAAAAAGCTATTGATAACATTGCTCCTGACTGTTGCGATTATTATTGTTCCAACACAGAGAAGTCACGCCATTGTATGGGTGGTGGTGAAAGCCGCGATTAAGAAAGTCATCATCGCCATTGATCTTGGCATACAGCGGCAACAAAATAAGGTCATCTGGCTTCAGAATGCACAAAAAACGTTGGAGAACTATATGAGCAAACTGAAGCTGGATGAGATCTCCGACTGGTCAGAAAAGCAGAAGGCCCAGTATCAGAAGTACTTCGATGAACTTCGGCAAGTGAAATTACTCATTAGTTATTATCAGCGTATTAAAGATATAACGCAGAAGGAAACACGCATTATCAATGAATATAAACACGCTTGGAATCTGATCAAAAATGACAGTCATTTCACTGCAAAAGAATTGGACTACATGGAAAAGGTTTATAATGGTATCCTGAACGAGACAGTGAAAAATATCGACCAGTTAGCTATGGTCATCAATTCCATGCAGACACAGATGGCGGATGAAAAGCGGTTGGAAATCATTGACAAAACATCTGATAAGGTTGATGAGAATTATATGGATCTGCTCTTATTTAACCGTCAGAATGCGATGCTCAGTTTGCAGCGTGCATCAGATGAAGCAGATATTGCCCGCGTCAAATTTATTTACGGACTCCAATAA
- a CDS encoding DUF6520 family protein: MKSSKILMGIYALLLACASAFATKNTYRATYWYITGDVCTTTTANKICAQTGTGCVGTQPESLGS; the protein is encoded by the coding sequence ATGAAAAGTTCTAAAATTTTAATGGGTATTTATGCTCTGTTATTAGCTTGTGCTTCTGCTTTTGCTACTAAAAATACATATAGAGCAACCTATTGGTATATAACAGGAGATGTATGCACCACGACTACCGCGAATAAGATTTGTGCCCAAACGGGTACAGGTTGTGTTGGCACACAGCCAGAATCGCTTGGAAGCTAA
- a CDS encoding TerB family tellurite resistance protein, with product MKALFAFLFGIVVWLVTYQKSYAQANELAQLALNIEKLAQFKQILTDLKKGYEIVSSGYGTIKDISEGNFNIHKVFLDGLMEVSPAVKKYYKIAQIADYQIELAKQYKAAYKKFAASNQFSSKEINYISAVYKNLIDKSLENLDELINVTTAGKLRMSDADRIKAIDRIYDEMEDKLTFLKEFNQDTNLMLLGRLKESHEVTELKRIHGIN from the coding sequence ATGAAAGCATTATTCGCCTTTTTATTTGGGATTGTGGTGTGGCTGGTTACTTATCAGAAATCCTATGCGCAAGCAAATGAGTTAGCTCAGTTGGCTTTGAATATAGAGAAGTTAGCACAGTTTAAGCAAATACTGACTGATTTGAAAAAGGGATACGAAATTGTCTCAAGCGGTTACGGTACTATTAAAGATATCTCAGAGGGTAATTTCAATATTCACAAAGTTTTTTTAGATGGTCTGATGGAAGTTAGCCCTGCCGTAAAAAAATACTATAAGATCGCACAGATAGCAGATTACCAGATTGAACTGGCCAAGCAATACAAGGCAGCTTATAAAAAATTTGCTGCATCCAATCAGTTTTCGTCAAAGGAAATAAACTATATCTCTGCTGTTTATAAAAACCTGATCGATAAAAGTCTTGAAAATCTGGATGAGTTAATTAACGTCACAACCGCTGGTAAACTCCGTATGTCCGATGCTGATCGTATTAAGGCCATCGACCGCATTTATGACGAGATGGAGGACAAATTAACCTTTCTGAAAGAATTTAATCAGGATACCAATCTGATGTTGCTGGGCAGGCTAAAGGAAAGTCACGAAGTGACAGAACTGAAAAGAATTCACGGAATCAATTAG
- a CDS encoding MauE/DoxX family redox-associated membrane protein has product MKAVIKKNYAIELICYAIILLFVYAALSKVFIFPIFVEDLKRSPLISKFSGILSVLLPLLELGISAMVFFERTRLQGLWGAFILMIIFTCYVGFIVFTDDSPPCSCGGLIRNLTWNNHLILNVMYTLMALTGIIIQRRIQWNWSKT; this is encoded by the coding sequence ATGAAAGCGGTTATTAAAAAAAACTATGCCATTGAACTGATCTGTTATGCAATCATTCTTTTGTTTGTTTATGCGGCACTCAGCAAGGTATTCATCTTCCCAATATTCGTTGAGGATTTGAAACGATCACCGCTGATCAGCAAATTCTCTGGAATATTATCTGTTCTATTGCCCTTGCTGGAATTGGGAATATCAGCTATGGTATTTTTTGAACGAACAAGGCTGCAAGGGCTATGGGGTGCATTTATACTAATGATCATCTTCACCTGCTACGTAGGATTCATCGTATTTACAGATGATTCACCGCCGTGTAGTTGTGGAGGTTTAATTCGAAATCTGACATGGAATAATCATTTGATCCTTAATGTGATGTATACATTAATGGCACTCACTGGAATCATAATTCAAAGACGTATCCAATGGAACTGGTCCAAAACCTAA
- a CDS encoding TraG family conjugative transposon ATPase, with the protein MEKVLDKILPVMGVENDCILSKQGDITVAFRVTLPEIFTLGNDDYENIHQTWNKALRVLPKHTVLHKQDWFTENVYKPENDDNEKSFLRKCADKHFSGRRFLDHRCYLYLTKKPTGRRPSSSVLSNLIRSSLVPEQTINPALFHDFMDSCGQFRQILQDCGLLSLEQLTNDELTSDQGRPGVIEEYCFLADSRDSTIVKDIAFDDQIRIGEKFVQIYTLGDVDDVPAMCGSRINYEKYSTDRTKFSIGFASAIGQLLPCNHIYNQYIFIEDGQKTIQQLEKKRLRLQSLAGYSRENAISRDAVNDFLNEAISEQRLPVRAHYNVVVWTTEKAELKDLKNKVSAALAQMDAGAKLETIGAAQIFWAGIPGNAADFPMNDTFQTFAAQASCFLNNEGAPLSVPENEGIRFSDRLTNRPVFVDPFDRPRKLGISSNMGVLCCGTSGGGKSMTLNHILQTMYDQGAHVVIVDIGGSYQALCELVGGYYFTYTEKNPIKFNPFYLPDGQILDTEKKESLKTLLVSLWKQDNENFNRSEYVALSNALQLYYNYLQQNPEIFPSFNSFYDYLKNRYTAILRSHNVRDKDFDIDNFLYVLRPYYAGGEFDYLLNATENLNLLDQPFIVVEMDNIKDHGILFGVVTLILMEMFISKMRKLRGVRKVLCIDEAWKAIAKSGMAEFLKYAFKTIRKFNGVPIVITQELDDLVNSPIIKDAIINNADIKILMDMRKFLHKFDKLQETLGLSEKAKTMLLSVNKDDREIFIDIGGQVQQVYRNELCAEEYLAFTTEGKERVKVLDYAQKHGSMEKGITALSEEMKRKKSGV; encoded by the coding sequence ATGGAGAAAGTACTGGATAAAATTTTGCCTGTCATGGGCGTGGAGAACGACTGTATCCTGAGTAAACAGGGCGATATAACAGTCGCATTTAGAGTCACCCTTCCTGAAATATTTACGCTTGGGAATGATGATTACGAAAACATACATCAGACCTGGAACAAGGCACTTCGTGTGTTGCCGAAACATACGGTATTACATAAGCAGGACTGGTTTACAGAAAACGTATACAAACCGGAAAATGATGATAACGAAAAGAGCTTTTTGCGTAAATGCGCAGACAAGCATTTTAGCGGACGGCGTTTTCTCGACCATCGTTGCTATTTATACCTGACCAAAAAACCTACAGGAAGAAGGCCGTCCAGCAGTGTTTTATCCAACCTGATCCGCAGTTCCCTTGTTCCGGAGCAGACCATCAATCCTGCGTTGTTCCATGACTTTATGGATAGTTGCGGACAATTCAGGCAAATCCTGCAGGACTGCGGGCTATTATCTTTAGAACAGCTTACCAACGATGAACTGACCAGTGATCAGGGCCGCCCGGGTGTCATTGAAGAATATTGTTTTTTAGCCGATAGCCGTGATTCCACCATTGTTAAAGATATTGCTTTCGATGACCAGATCAGGATCGGAGAAAAATTCGTACAGATTTATACGTTAGGCGATGTGGACGATGTGCCGGCCATGTGCGGGTCAAGGATCAACTATGAGAAATATAGCACAGACCGGACAAAATTCAGCATCGGTTTTGCCAGTGCTATCGGCCAATTACTGCCCTGTAATCATATCTATAATCAGTATATCTTCATAGAAGATGGTCAGAAAACGATTCAACAACTGGAAAAGAAAAGGTTGCGCCTGCAATCTTTGGCTGGCTATAGCCGTGAAAACGCAATCTCACGGGATGCTGTAAATGACTTTCTAAACGAAGCCATTTCTGAGCAGCGGTTGCCCGTCCGCGCTCACTACAACGTGGTGGTTTGGACAACAGAGAAAGCTGAACTTAAGGATTTAAAAAACAAAGTAAGCGCTGCTCTGGCTCAGATGGATGCGGGAGCAAAATTGGAGACAATAGGCGCAGCGCAAATTTTTTGGGCAGGGATACCGGGAAACGCTGCGGATTTCCCGATGAATGATACTTTTCAAACATTTGCTGCTCAGGCATCCTGTTTTTTGAATAATGAGGGTGCCCCGCTCAGCGTACCCGAAAATGAAGGCATCAGGTTCTCTGATCGATTAACCAACAGGCCGGTTTTTGTTGATCCGTTTGACCGTCCCCGCAAGTTAGGTATCAGCAGCAATATGGGTGTGCTGTGTTGTGGCACCTCTGGTGGAGGTAAGTCAATGACCCTTAACCATATCCTGCAAACCATGTATGACCAGGGTGCGCATGTGGTCATTGTAGATATTGGTGGTTCCTATCAGGCGTTGTGTGAATTGGTTGGCGGATACTATTTTACCTATACTGAAAAAAATCCGATAAAATTTAACCCGTTCTATCTGCCGGACGGGCAAATTTTAGATACAGAAAAGAAAGAAAGTCTCAAAACATTGCTCGTCTCCTTATGGAAACAGGACAATGAAAATTTCAACCGAAGTGAATACGTTGCCTTATCAAATGCCTTGCAACTGTATTACAACTATTTACAGCAAAACCCTGAAATCTTTCCGTCTTTCAATAGCTTTTATGACTATCTGAAAAATCGGTATACGGCAATTCTTCGCAGTCATAATGTCCGCGATAAGGACTTCGATATTGACAACTTCCTTTACGTATTGCGGCCCTATTATGCCGGGGGCGAATTCGATTATCTGTTGAATGCAACGGAGAATCTTAACCTATTGGATCAGCCTTTTATTGTCGTAGAAATGGACAATATTAAAGATCACGGAATTTTGTTTGGAGTCGTTACGCTGATTCTGATGGAGATGTTCATCAGTAAGATGAGAAAGCTGCGCGGTGTCCGGAAAGTGTTGTGCATTGATGAAGCGTGGAAAGCCATTGCCAAATCAGGGATGGCTGAATTTTTAAAATATGCGTTCAAAACCATCAGGAAATTTAATGGCGTGCCTATCGTGATCACGCAGGAACTGGATGATCTGGTTAACAGTCCGATCATCAAGGATGCGATTATTAACAATGCGGATATCAAGATCCTGATGGATATGCGCAAATTCCTTCACAAGTTCGATAAGCTGCAGGAGACATTGGGCTTATCTGAAAAAGCGAAAACCATGCTGCTTTCGGTAAATAAGGATGACCGGGAGATTTTCATAGATATCGGAGGACAAGTTCAGCAGGTTTACCGGAACGAACTCTGTGCCGAAGAGTATCTGGCATTTACCACAGAAGGAAAAGAACGTGTCAAGGTACTGGACTATGCCCAAAAGCACGGTAGTATGGAGAAGGGCATTACAGCTTTAAGTGAAGAAATGAAAAGAAAAAAAAGTGGGGTATGA
- a CDS encoding DUF4134 domain-containing protein, which yields MKKNMISVKKIRQAVALLVFTTLSEMTAFAQDGKAGIQKANDQVRGYFDTGTDLMYAVGAVLGLIGAVKVYQKWNAGEPDTSKVAASWFGSCIFLVIVATVIKSFFGIQ from the coding sequence ATGAAAAAAAACATGATTTCCGTAAAAAAAATCAGGCAGGCGGTTGCGCTGCTGGTGTTCACAACATTAAGTGAAATGACTGCATTTGCGCAGGATGGCAAAGCAGGGATTCAAAAAGCCAACGATCAGGTGCGGGGTTATTTCGATACAGGAACTGACCTGATGTACGCCGTGGGCGCAGTTTTGGGTTTGATAGGTGCTGTAAAAGTCTATCAGAAATGGAATGCGGGAGAACCCGATACGTCAAAGGTTGCTGCCAGTTGGTTTGGCAGCTGTATCTTTCTCGTAATTGTTGCCACTGTCATTAAAAGTTTCTTTGGAATTCAATAG
- a CDS encoding AraC family transcriptional regulator encodes MNFTTNEAMIIMEVHALLTSEPERHNDLNELMLIYANVISKTKLKIGFKKKYNLTLYQFHLQTRMGYAKEQLNKGLQVKVLALSLGYSTSGSFSRAFKKVYPHPPGYFRYHTSNT; translated from the coding sequence ATGAATTTTACGACTAATGAAGCGATGATCATTATGGAGGTTCATGCCCTGTTAACATCAGAACCTGAACGACATAACGATCTCAATGAGCTTATGCTGATTTATGCGAATGTTATCAGTAAAACGAAACTTAAAATCGGGTTTAAGAAAAAGTATAACCTTACGCTTTATCAGTTTCACCTGCAAACGCGCATGGGATATGCCAAAGAGCAATTGAATAAAGGGCTACAAGTTAAAGTCCTGGCTTTATCGCTTGGGTATAGTACTTCCGGTAGTTTTTCTCGTGCATTTAAAAAAGTGTATCCACACCCACCTGGGTATTTTAGATACCACACATCTAATACCTGA
- the traJ gene encoding conjugative transposon protein TraJ, giving the protein MKKLSMTGVVGITLLLISHAARADGVADGISQMQPVLDNLYDEMMPLCSQLISVSRGIAGFAALFYIGSRVWRHLANAEPIDFYPLFRPFCLGFCISFFPLVLDMINGLLKPTVTATAAMVEGSNKSIAILLKMKAEAIKETDPYKMYVGQNGEGDKQRWLKFLHGLPNDAADVDEGMIEGIGTDISFAMAKAGYRFRNNVKEWMSEILNVLFQAAALCINTIRTFQMVVLSILGPLVFGLAVFDGFQHTLTGWLAKYLNIFLWLPVCNIFGAIIGKLQEQMLKLDLSQIGSTGDTFFSASDTGYLIFMIIGIVGYFTVPTVAGLVVNVGQSGALVEKMTTMVQSAGSAGAGNVMAGVRGMANAGQHIQEGMSGNPEHSGKGVSGALGRAAGGAGAYMHDKLSGKENS; this is encoded by the coding sequence ATGAAAAAGTTGAGTATGACGGGTGTGGTTGGTATCACGTTGTTATTGATCAGCCACGCTGCGCGGGCTGACGGAGTTGCTGACGGAATATCGCAAATGCAACCGGTATTAGATAATCTGTATGATGAAATGATGCCGCTTTGCAGTCAGCTCATTTCAGTTAGTCGTGGTATTGCGGGTTTTGCTGCCTTGTTTTATATCGGAAGTCGTGTTTGGCGGCATTTGGCAAATGCTGAACCGATAGATTTTTATCCTTTGTTTCGTCCGTTCTGTCTTGGATTCTGCATTAGTTTCTTTCCGTTGGTTTTAGATATGATCAATGGTCTGCTGAAACCTACAGTTACAGCGACCGCCGCAATGGTCGAAGGCTCCAACAAATCCATTGCGATTCTACTGAAAATGAAAGCTGAAGCCATCAAAGAAACAGATCCATATAAGATGTATGTGGGGCAGAACGGAGAGGGAGACAAACAACGATGGCTCAAGTTTTTGCATGGTCTGCCCAATGATGCAGCGGATGTTGACGAAGGAATGATCGAAGGAATCGGTACGGACATCTCGTTTGCAATGGCAAAAGCCGGTTATCGCTTTAGGAACAATGTAAAGGAATGGATGAGCGAAATTTTGAATGTATTATTCCAGGCTGCGGCACTTTGTATCAATACGATCAGAACTTTTCAGATGGTGGTGCTCTCCATTCTTGGTCCACTGGTTTTTGGCCTCGCTGTCTTCGATGGCTTTCAGCATACGCTTACAGGTTGGCTGGCTAAATATCTGAATATCTTTTTGTGGTTGCCTGTATGCAACATCTTTGGTGCCATCATCGGCAAGCTGCAGGAGCAGATGCTAAAGTTAGACTTAAGCCAGATCGGCAGTACCGGCGATACTTTTTTTAGTGCATCAGATACGGGATACCTGATATTCATGATCATCGGAATCGTAGGATATTTTACTGTTCCGACTGTGGCCGGTCTGGTTGTGAATGTTGGTCAAAGCGGGGCATTGGTGGAAAAAATGACCACTATGGTTCAAAGCGCCGGAAGTGCTGGTGCCGGGAATGTTATGGCCGGAGTAAGAGGAATGGCAAATGCAGGACAGCACATCCAGGAAGGTATGTCCGGTAATCCGGAACATAGCGGCAAAGGTGTATCCGGTGCATTAGGTCGCGCGGCAGGCGGTGCGGGAGCTTATATGCATGATAAACTTTCCGGGAAAGAAAACAGCTGA
- a CDS encoding DUF6520 family protein yields MKNSKILMGISALLLAGASAFATKNTHRAAYWYISAGQCVSTTADKTCTVQGTGCLGTQGDSFGAQLYSNNTCTNSLRPS; encoded by the coding sequence ATGAAAAATTCAAAAATCCTAATGGGCATTTCCGCTCTGTTATTAGCTGGTGCCTCCGCTTTTGCTACTAAGAATACCCACAGGGCAGCTTATTGGTATATCTCAGCGGGCCAATGTGTTTCAACAACTGCTGACAAAACTTGTACCGTCCAAGGAACTGGTTGCTTAGGAACACAAGGCGATTCTTTTGGAGCACAGTTGTACTCAAATAATACTTGCACAAACTCCTTAAGACCAAGTTGA